In Vulpes lagopus strain Blue_001 chromosome 1, ASM1834538v1, whole genome shotgun sequence, a genomic segment contains:
- the LOC121498495 gene encoding 40S ribosomal protein S27-like, with amino-acid sequence MPLVKDLLHPSPEKKRKHKKKHLVQSPNSYFMDMKCPGWYKITTVFSHAQTVALCVGCSTVFCQPTGGKARLTEGCSFRWKQH; translated from the coding sequence ATGCCCCTTGTGAAGGACCTCCTGCACCCATCcccagaaaagaagaggaagcacaAGAAGAAGCACCTGGTGCAGAGCCCCAACTCCTACTTCATGGACATGAAGTGCCCAGGATGGTACAAAATCACCACCGTCTTCAGCCATGCACAGACGGTAGCTCTGTGTGTCGGTTGCTCCACAGTCTTCTGCCAGCCCACGGGAGGAAAAGCAAGGCTTACAGAAGGATGTTCCTTCAGGTGGAAGCAGCACTAA